One genomic region from Nymphaea colorata isolate Beijing-Zhang1983 chromosome 10, ASM883128v2, whole genome shotgun sequence encodes:
- the LOC116263094 gene encoding phosphoserine phosphatase, chloroplastic-like, giving the protein MAELRVQCSRLPSRLSPLFLSPSFSSTSPSLPLHRRSSSDPLLPPESSISLSFTTELGVGSPISRPHVVTEAIAHDSRRLCVPYISDNTLPYQEVLKIVRSADAVCFDVDSTVCIDEGIDELANFCGAGEAVAELTKRAMGGSVSLQEALSARLNIFKPSLAQLNDFLSKRPPRLSPGIPEVVKKLKDMKVDVYLVSGGFRQMIKPVAAFLGIPPENIYANQLLFGSAGEFAGFDPEEPTSKTGGKAVAVEMIKKIQGYKVVVMVGDGATDLEARREGSADLFICYGGAQLRQNVAGRADWLIFNFDDLLEALRFSN; this is encoded by the exons ATGGCTGAATTACGGGTGCAATGCTCTCGTCTCCCATCGcgactctctcctctcttcctctccccatcTTTTTCCTCCACCTCCCCGTCTCTCCCCCTCCATCGGCGGAGTTCCTCCGACCCTTTACTTCCGCCGGAATCCTCCATCTCTTTGTCCTTCACAACCGAGCTTGGCGTTGGTAGCCCCATAAGTCGTCCTCATGTCGTAACAGAGGCGATCGCCCACGATTCCCGTCGGCTCTGCGTTCCTTACATCTCCGACAATACTCTCCCTTATCAAG AGGTGTTAAAAATTGTGCGGAGCGCGGATGCTGTGTGCTTCGACGTCGACAGCACCGTTTGCATCGACGAAGGAATCGATGAGTTGGCGAACTTCTGTGGGGCGGGAGAAGCCGTTGCCGAGTTGACGAAGAG GGCAATGGGTGGATCTGTTTCGCTCCAGGAGGCTTTGTCTGCAAGGCTTAACATCTTCAAACCTTCCCTGGCACAGTTGAATGATTTCCTCAGCAAGAGGCCACCAAG GCTCTCCCCCGGCATACCTGAGGTGGTGAAAAAGCTAAAGGATATGAAAGTCGACGTCTATTTAGTTTCCGGAGGGTTCCGTCAAATGATCAAA CCCGTCGCAGCATTTCTTGGCATTCCACCGGAGAACATATATGCTAATCAACTATTATTTGGAAGCGCCGGTGAGTTTGCCGGGTTTGACCCAGAAGAGCCAACATCTAAAACTGGAGGAAAAGCTGTTGCTGTGGAGATGATAAAGAAG ATACAGGGATATAAAGTGGTGGTCATGGTCGGAGATGGGGCAACGGACTTGGAG GCCCGAAGAGAAGGCTCAGCTGACCTGTTCATCTGTTATGGAGGAGCTCAACTGCGTCAGAACGTCGCCGGTAGAGCTGATTGGCTGATCTTCAATTTCGATGACTTGTTGGAAGCATTGCGCTTCTCCAATTAG
- the LOC116261745 gene encoding zinc transporter 6, chloroplastic — protein sequence MRRGLPVCLIFAGGLFHFLLVSKSIGAAAGDMSCPGETSPREQCRDSHGVFDLKLAAITVIFITSVIGISSPVLLARRFNGKPTYSKILLLIKCFAAGVILSTSLVHVLPDAFDALADCSVSTHHPWKDFPFAGLVTVIGALITLLVDIMATAHSHRPSNQYIPLKEETRSPPQKLPELELGGSVGPCCHEQQQHQQHQQADEFTQLKQRLVSQVLEIGIIFHSVIIGVTMGMSQNRCTIKPLVAALAFHQIFEGMGLGGCIAQAGFGVGTTTYMSMLFSVTTPMGIVVGMIIFWLTGYDDSSPKALIMEGLLGSFSSGILIYMALVDLVAVDFFHNKSMSSTPWMSKAAYVALVLGSATMSLLALWA from the exons ATGAGGCGTGGCCTACCCGTCTGTCTTATCTTTGCCGGAGggctctttcattttcttttggtctCCAAATCGATCGGAGCGGCGGCCGGAGACATGAGCTGCCCTGGGGAGACCTCTCCAAGGGAGCAGTGCAGGGACAGCCATGGCGTCTTCGACCTGAAGTTGGCAGCCATCACGGTCATCTTCATCACCAGTGTCATCGGCATCTCCTCCCCTGTTCTCCTCGCCCGCCGCTTCAATGGCAAGCCCACCTACTCCAAGATCCTCCTCCTCATCAAGTGCTTCGCCGCAGGCGTGATCCTTTCCACTTCTCTGGTCCACGTGCTCCCCGACGCTTTCGACGCGCTTGCTGACTGCAGCGTCTCGACCCATCATCCATGGAAGGATTTCCCCTTTGCAGGTTTGGTCACCGTGATTGGTGCCCTCATCACCTTGCTGGTGGATATCATGGCCACTGCGCATTCTCACAGGCCAAGCAATCAGTATATACCGCTCAAGGAGGAGACGCGGTCGCCGCCGCAGAAGCTTCCCGAGTTGGAATTGGGCGGTTCTGTTGGTCCCTGCTGCCATGAACAGCAGCAGCATCAGCAGCATCAGCAGGCCGATGAGTTCACCCAGCTGAAACAGAGGTTGGTATCTCAGGTGTTGGAAATTGGTATAATTTTTCATTCTGTTATTATTGGTGTGACCATGGGGATGTCCCAAAACCGGTGCACGATCAAGCCTCTGGTGGCCGCTTTGgcttttcatcaaatttttgaagGAATGGGTCTCGGCGGCTGCATCGCGCAG GCTGGCTTTGGAGTTGGGACAACTACTTACATGTCTATGTTGTTCTCTGTCACGACTCCAATGGGAATAGTGGTGGGGATGATCATATTCTGGTTGACAGGATACGATGATAGTAGCCCCAAAGCTTTGATTATGGAAGGGCTCTTGGGGTCCTTTTCATCCGGGATTCTCATCTATATGGCGTTGGTTGATCTGGTAGCTGTTGATTTCTTTCATAACAAGAGCATGTCATCTACTCCTTGGATGAGCAAGGCAGCTTACGTTGCTTTGGTGCTTGGCTCTGCCACTATGTCTCTCTTGGCTCTGTGGGCATGA